A DNA window from Labrus mixtus chromosome 4, fLabMix1.1, whole genome shotgun sequence contains the following coding sequences:
- the LOC132973280 gene encoding gastrula zinc finger protein XlCGF57.1-like, producing MCSAESLREFINQRLTAAAEDIFVVFKRTIVEYEEEIDRQRRLLDIDLKPHITLYRTVLPQQHVCKEEEEEVLVDQQLCNQERNSSPDQEEPEPPQIKEEQQEHCSSQEGEQLVLKQETDTSMLTLTHEERNHSEAQLLNEHQPISNNSHDAEDQDPEGSELGDSESTRKSEPKKKLPKRRSQNTETSETDCNLHQGEKSFKYDTCGKSFKQKSGLQNHLSVHRGRKTDTCNTCGKICSSKSMLIIHKRTHTGERPYSCSICDKRFICQRTLNRHNIIHKGEKLFTCTTCSKSFRRKCHLTSHMTTHTGEKPFTCTTCGKKFTQKRSLSSHIHIHTGEGLLFTCTTCSKTFRKKSHLTDHIRIHTGEKPFTCTTCSKSFRLKRNLTIHIRTHTGEKPFTCTTCSKSFRLKRNLTIHIRTHTGEKPYSCKTCGKKFTQKSSLSSHIDIHTGERMFTCTTCNKTFSNKTSFNSPHVGKDLRCRQL from the exons atgtgttCAGCTGAGAGTCTGAGAGAGTTTATCAACCAGCGACTAACGGCTGCTGCGGAagacatttttgtagtttttaaaagaactatCGTCGAGTACGAGGAAGAGATCGATCGTCAGCGCAGACTGCTGGATATAGATTTGAAACCTCACATCACCTTATACAGAACAG TTCTCCCACAGCAACATGTgtgtaaggaggaggaggaggaggttctGGTCGACCAGCAGCTCTGTAATCAGGAGAGGAACTCCAGTCCGGACCAAGAAGAGCCAGAGCCTCCACAGATtaaagaggagcagcaggaacaCTGCAGCAGTCAGGAGGGAGAGCAGCTCGTACTGAAGCAGGAGACTGACACATCCATGTTGACTCTTACTCATGAGGAGAGAAACCACAGTGAAGCACAACTACTAAATGAACATCAGCCCATTTCTAACAACTCTCATGATGCTGAGGATCAAGATCCAGAAGGAAGCGAGCTCGGAGACTCAGAATCAACTAGAAAatcagaaccaaaaaaaaaacttcccaaaAGAAGAAGTCAGAACACTGAAACATCAGAGACTGACTGTAATCTTCACCAGGGGGAAAAGTCTTTTAAATATGACACGTGCGGCAAATCTTTTAAGCAAAAGTCAGGATTACAAAACCATCTTAGTGTCCACAGAGGTAGGAAGACCGATACTTGCAATACTTGTGGGAAAATATGCAGTTCAAAATCAATGCTGATAATTCATAAAAGAACTCACACAGGTGAGAGGCCTTACTCCTGCAGCATCTGCGATAAAAGATTCATCTGCCAGAGGACATTGAATCGGCACAACATAATTCATAAAGGTGAAAAGCTGTTTACCTGCACAACATGCAGCAAATCATTCAGAAGAAAATGTCATTTAACAAGCCAcatgacaacacacacaggtgagaagcCGTTTACCTGCACAACATGTGGGAAAAAATTCACTCAGAAACGGTCGTTAagttcacacattcacattcacacaggtGAGGGGCTATTGTTTACCTGCACAACATGCAGCaaaactttcagaaaaaaaagtcatttaacAGACCACATTAGAATACACACAGGTGAGAAGCCGTTTACCTGTACAACATGCAGCAAATCATTCAGATTAAAACGTAATTTAACAATCCACATtagaacacacacaggtgagaagcCGTTTACCTGCACAACATGCAGCAAATCATTCAGGTTAAAACGTAATTTAACAATCCACATtagaacacacacaggtgagaagcCCTATTCATGCAAAACATGTGGGAAAAAATTCACTCAGAAATCTTCCTTAAGTTCACACATTGACATTCACACAGGTGAGAGGATGTTTACCTGCACAACATGCAACAAAACTTTCAGTAACAAAACATCATTTAACAGCCCACATGTCGGAAAAGATTTACGATGCCGGCAACTTTGA